One window from the genome of Bacillus weihaiensis encodes:
- a CDS encoding DUF445 domain-containing protein has product MKEIILFLIMIAIGAAIGGITNSLAIKMLFRPYHPVYVFGKRVPFTPGLIPKRRQELANQLGKMVVEHLLTAEGMKRKFLQNDFQTQINDWAKTRLKKFTESEKTVEELLTSISVEDPAKQIEAKLSQYALQQYYSFVKDHEKKTIQELLPSHVKDDIYLVIPKIAQFITDKGVAYFESNEGKQRLGKMIDDFLATRGMLGNMVSMFLGNESLIDKVQPEVLKFLKNQETKNLLTTLIAKEWNHIQDMTIEEMDEKWNLVDKGSNLVQILVRKLGIEEVLTAPISTYLKPNQDIILTKWLPKGIEVATGYLVNNLEEMLKKLNLEDVVREQVESFAVDRLEEMVLSISRREFKMITYLGALLGGIIGGIQGLIVMFI; this is encoded by the coding sequence ATGAAAGAAATCATTCTGTTTTTGATTATGATAGCAATTGGTGCAGCAATAGGTGGTATAACAAATTCATTAGCTATAAAAATGCTTTTTCGTCCTTATCATCCTGTTTATGTTTTTGGGAAAAGAGTACCATTTACTCCAGGTCTCATTCCAAAAAGAAGGCAGGAGTTAGCAAATCAATTAGGGAAAATGGTTGTTGAGCACTTATTAACGGCCGAAGGAATGAAGAGAAAGTTTCTGCAAAACGACTTTCAAACTCAGATTAATGATTGGGCGAAAACGCGACTGAAGAAGTTTACAGAATCTGAAAAAACAGTAGAAGAGCTGTTAACATCTATTTCTGTAGAAGATCCGGCAAAACAAATAGAAGCAAAGCTATCCCAGTACGCGCTTCAACAATACTATTCATTTGTAAAAGATCATGAGAAAAAAACCATTCAAGAGCTTTTACCAAGTCATGTAAAAGATGATATTTATCTTGTCATTCCAAAGATTGCCCAATTTATTACGGACAAAGGGGTTGCTTATTTTGAAAGTAATGAGGGAAAACAACGATTAGGGAAGATGATCGATGATTTTCTTGCTACTAGAGGGATGCTTGGAAATATGGTTAGCATGTTTCTTGGCAATGAGAGCTTAATTGATAAGGTTCAGCCAGAGGTACTTAAATTCTTAAAGAATCAGGAAACTAAAAACCTTCTAACAACGTTAATTGCAAAAGAGTGGAACCACATTCAAGACATGACAATTGAAGAAATGGATGAAAAGTGGAATTTAGTTGATAAAGGTTCGAATTTAGTTCAAATATTAGTTAGAAAATTGGGTATTGAAGAAGTGCTAACAGCTCCTATTTCAACGTATTTAAAACCTAATCAGGATATCATCCTTACAAAGTGGTTGCCTAAAGGAATTGAAGTAGCGACAGGCTACCTTGTAAATAACTTAGAGGAGATGTTAAAGAAGCTGAACCTAGAGGATGTTGTTCGTGAACAGGTAGAATCCTTCGCAGTCGACCGTCTTGAAGAAATGGTTCTTTCAATCTCAAGAAGAGAGTTCAAAATGATTACGTATTTAGGAGCCCTTCTTGGTGGAATTATCGGTGGGATCCAGGGACTTATCGTCATGTTTATTTAA
- a CDS encoding YheC/YheD family protein, producing MSEKIIEITSHCSTSRPFLCQMSKKLHELLGLSNHLTTLNITCGRHTVTCPVVLIEDEDYSLSLTDKISLELCLPPLPIKLQIESLDKASVKIGPIIGVVTEVYTKHTLHFGSIHDFCEELSHYCRRSGCFLYVFSLTMYDKNNMTGYYFDHNTSSWIKAAVPFPDVVHNRIHSRKLEQSKSFLTLTSELIENKTPYFNDRFLNKWEVHQILSASDHLIPYLPASRLLETKRNLEEMLEEKKDIFIKPINGSQGKRIFRVIQQEKDSYLLDYTTFSGEISKEYSQFQALFKALYPRLKREGFLLQETKQLQTYQNRTFDFRILCHKKNQQDWKVSSSIARLSGEQQFVANLARGGSSMHLKELLTNLYGEKESLHLRKLLIELSLEIVEVICVQAGGEFGEFGVDLALDIEGKPWIIEVNTKPSKSEDDPKKGKVRPSAKSIIHYCTFLYSQI from the coding sequence TTGAGCGAAAAAATCATTGAAATTACATCACACTGTTCTACATCACGACCTTTCTTATGTCAAATGAGTAAAAAACTTCACGAGCTTTTAGGCTTGTCTAATCATCTTACTACCTTAAATATTACATGTGGCAGGCATACTGTTACTTGTCCCGTCGTATTAATAGAAGATGAAGATTACAGTTTGTCCCTTACTGATAAAATTTCACTTGAATTATGTTTACCACCTCTTCCTATCAAGCTACAAATCGAATCATTGGATAAAGCCAGTGTCAAAATTGGGCCGATTATAGGGGTTGTGACAGAGGTTTACACGAAACATACACTTCATTTTGGTTCTATTCATGATTTTTGCGAAGAACTCTCTCACTATTGTCGGCGGAGTGGTTGTTTCTTATATGTATTTTCCTTAACTATGTATGATAAAAACAACATGACGGGATATTATTTTGATCACAATACGAGTAGTTGGATAAAGGCTGCCGTACCTTTTCCCGATGTTGTACACAATCGAATTCATTCGAGAAAGCTTGAACAATCTAAATCCTTCCTTACGCTAACTAGTGAATTAATTGAGAATAAGACACCTTATTTTAATGATCGTTTTTTGAACAAATGGGAAGTCCATCAAATTTTATCAGCTAGCGATCACCTTATTCCTTATTTACCTGCTAGTAGACTATTAGAAACGAAACGAAATTTAGAAGAAATGCTTGAAGAGAAAAAAGATATATTTATTAAACCGATTAATGGAAGCCAAGGGAAACGGATTTTTCGAGTCATTCAACAAGAGAAGGATTCATATTTATTAGATTACACTACATTTTCTGGTGAGATCAGTAAAGAATACTCGCAATTCCAAGCCTTATTTAAAGCCCTTTATCCTCGATTAAAGAGAGAAGGCTTCTTACTTCAAGAGACCAAACAATTACAAACATATCAAAACCGTACATTTGATTTCCGTATTCTTTGCCACAAAAAGAATCAACAAGATTGGAAGGTCTCCTCTTCTATAGCAAGATTGTCAGGTGAGCAACAATTTGTCGCCAACCTTGCAAGAGGGGGATCAAGTATGCATCTAAAAGAGCTACTAACGAATTTATATGGCGAGAAGGAAAGCCTTCACTTACGGAAGCTACTCATAGAGCTTTCATTAGAGATCGTTGAAGTTATTTGTGTTCAGGCTGGTGGGGAATTTGGTGAATTCGGTGTGGATCTAGCTTTAGATATTGAAGGAAAACCATGGATTATTGAAGTGAATACAAAACCGTCAAAATCTGAAGATGACCCTAAAAAAGGGAAGGTTAGACCTTCAGCCAAGTCTATTATTCACTATTGTACATTTTTATATAGCCAAATATAA
- a CDS encoding YheC/YheD family protein, with amino-acid sequence MIKTTLGFLVINFTHENTYLTEIAKYSDSFEIECVRFTPTSIQPTTLSIAGERFDSSTQQWKQASFPIPPFIYDRCFYHDISLAKKSKPIVTWLKSYPQTTFLGFGLPNKWDVYSALATNKEIEPYLPKSEKIYDSLSIETMLKETGSCILKPVKGSRGYGIYFIRQEPEQLKITYHHGRDKKTKTFKSRNAFHRWCTTLIQSQAYFMQPLLSLTDEEGYPFDLRLFLQKDRNGAWHLVDKAIRKGYQGSFLSNLSSGGDPITYKSWSNHLASKQKYLLEDELHTIASVLPPLLEETFQPLFELGIDIGIAKDGSIWILDINSKPGRKTFVTTNPSLTELFHQAPLYYCDYLVKNMSQTTTL; translated from the coding sequence ATGATAAAGACAACACTTGGGTTTTTAGTCATAAATTTTACACATGAAAACACCTATCTTACAGAAATTGCAAAGTATAGCGACTCTTTTGAAATAGAATGTGTGCGCTTTACACCAACTTCTATTCAACCGACTACACTATCAATTGCTGGTGAACGATTCGACAGCTCCACACAACAATGGAAGCAAGCATCATTCCCCATCCCCCCTTTTATATATGATAGATGCTTTTACCATGACATTTCATTAGCTAAAAAATCAAAACCAATCGTCACATGGCTTAAGTCCTATCCTCAAACGACGTTTTTAGGATTTGGCTTACCGAATAAATGGGATGTTTATTCGGCTTTAGCTACTAACAAGGAAATCGAGCCTTACTTACCTAAAAGTGAGAAAATCTATGATTCACTATCTATTGAAACTATGTTAAAAGAAACTGGCTCATGTATTCTAAAGCCTGTAAAAGGATCCAGAGGGTATGGAATTTACTTTATAAGACAAGAACCTGAACAGCTAAAAATTACCTACCATCATGGAAGAGACAAAAAAACGAAAACCTTCAAATCTAGAAACGCTTTCCACAGATGGTGTACCACTCTTATCCAAAGCCAAGCCTACTTCATGCAACCACTGCTTTCTTTAACCGACGAAGAAGGCTATCCCTTCGATCTTCGACTTTTTCTACAGAAAGATCGAAATGGTGCCTGGCACCTCGTAGATAAAGCGATTCGCAAAGGCTACCAGGGAAGCTTTTTATCTAACTTATCAAGTGGCGGAGATCCTATTACGTATAAATCCTGGTCAAATCATTTAGCAAGCAAACAAAAATACTTACTTGAAGATGAGCTTCATACAATAGCTAGTGTATTACCTCCACTTTTAGAGGAGACGTTTCAACCTTTATTTGAATTAGGAATTGATATTGGGATTGCAAAAGATGGGTCTATTTGGATTCTAGACATTAATTCAAAGCCTGGTCGAAAAACATTCGTTACGACGAATCCATCGTTAACGGAATTATTTCATCAAGCTCCATTATACTATTGCGATTACTTAGTGAAAAACATGTCACAGACCACTACCTTGTAG
- a CDS encoding YheC/YheD family protein has product MNDMYSITIVNEHDQVIYLPIEMEAESKITAVSFGTLLLPCTVKYRPHLQDSICLSDTLVKTLHIPVHGKTHVMIHEDTIHLGPLIGIFTAGFTDSSLRPIGERSLFFAKFLSIDHSIGLYAYVFGAHHINWEEGTVEGFTYGKSGWTQKTFPLPNVVYDRLPNRRIENHHALKLVKKRLINEYSIPWYNPGFFNKWSVHQLLINDQKAAKYLPDTVHTPSISKMEEMLSAYQSIYLKPVNGSLGLGVFQLMYSKEENIYYSRYRDENETNRLRKYPSIEHFFKASFKKRLLSSYLAQQGIKLIRLDGKAIDFRIHTNKDEYGEWKVTAIAAKVAGRGSVTTHLNNGGVVKTLEEIFDDPQQRLKALHDLTEAAILLSERIDSHIKGSIGEIGFDFGIDQNSRIWMFEANSKPGRSIFAHPELKEADLLSRKSALQFGHFLTKQAIYHPEDLIDAQG; this is encoded by the coding sequence ATGAACGATATGTACTCTATTACAATCGTAAACGAACATGATCAAGTTATCTACTTACCTATTGAGATGGAAGCTGAATCAAAAATCACCGCCGTCTCATTTGGTACGCTGTTACTTCCTTGTACAGTAAAGTACCGTCCACATTTACAGGATAGCATTTGTCTTTCAGATACACTTGTGAAGACCCTTCACATTCCTGTACACGGGAAAACCCATGTAATGATTCATGAGGATACTATCCATTTAGGACCACTGATTGGCATATTCACTGCTGGTTTTACAGACTCCTCTCTTCGTCCAATTGGGGAAAGATCATTGTTTTTTGCAAAGTTTTTATCGATAGACCATTCTATTGGCCTATATGCGTATGTTTTTGGTGCACATCATATTAATTGGGAAGAAGGTACTGTAGAAGGCTTTACATATGGAAAAAGTGGCTGGACACAAAAAACATTTCCCCTTCCTAACGTGGTTTATGACCGTTTGCCAAACCGCCGTATTGAGAACCATCATGCGTTAAAGCTTGTGAAGAAAAGACTGATTAATGAATATTCCATCCCTTGGTATAATCCTGGTTTTTTTAACAAATGGTCTGTTCATCAGCTCCTCATTAACGATCAAAAAGCAGCAAAATATTTACCAGATACTGTCCATACTCCTTCCATCTCAAAAATGGAGGAAATGCTATCAGCCTATCAAAGTATTTACTTAAAACCAGTGAATGGGAGTCTAGGACTCGGTGTTTTTCAGCTTATGTATTCAAAAGAAGAAAACATCTATTATTCAAGATATCGAGATGAAAATGAAACAAACAGATTAAGAAAATATCCTTCTATTGAACATTTTTTCAAGGCATCTTTCAAAAAACGATTACTCTCTAGCTACTTAGCTCAACAAGGCATTAAACTCATTCGGTTAGATGGAAAAGCAATTGATTTCCGGATCCATACTAATAAGGATGAGTATGGGGAGTGGAAGGTAACGGCTATTGCGGCAAAGGTAGCCGGAAGAGGCAGTGTTACGACACATCTCAATAATGGTGGTGTTGTCAAAACTTTAGAGGAAATTTTTGATGATCCACAACAGCGTCTAAAAGCACTACATGACCTAACAGAGGCTGCTATATTGTTAAGTGAAAGAATTGATTCTCATATTAAAGGATCTATTGGTGAAATTGGCTTTGATTTTGGCATTGATCAAAACAGCCGCATTTGGATGTTTGAGGCAAACTCAAAGCCAGGTCGATCTATCTTTGCTCATCCTGAATTAAAAGAAGCCGATCTACTTTCTAGAAAAAGCGCTCTCCAATTTGGACATTTTTTAACTAAGCAGGCCATCTACCACCCTGAGGATCTCATCGATGCACAAGGATAG
- a CDS encoding YheC/YheD family protein, protein MHKDSYRPLVGILVSKGRKSDTFRGDASTLKEIQKQLQQLGGLSFVFTLDQFQHDVVTGYIYSEKHQRFGKAQFPQPDLIYNKLSTRKEETLPSFHHIKKVFQQQKKPFFNRQFFNKWQCYRALSKLKNLEPYLPKTWLFKDSTETLTLLNDRPLFAKPVQGKKGSGIFRLERNKENFLVQEKVKKKSLTESQFIKWISDHLSDRYILQEEMTTLFIDDCKIDIRVHCSYYQGSYRLTGIGVRKGKKHSILTHIPNGGQMISYSSIEEKCSTTEIIKMADLVGKGLSSQFGFVGEFSMDLGITKEGIPSIYEVNSKPMVFDEEDIQTKRIEHLVQLFVEL, encoded by the coding sequence ATGCACAAGGATAGCTATAGACCTTTAGTTGGGATTCTTGTGAGTAAGGGAAGAAAATCGGACACCTTCCGTGGCGATGCGAGTACCCTTAAAGAAATACAAAAGCAACTACAACAATTGGGGGGGCTTTCCTTCGTATTCACACTTGATCAATTTCAACACGATGTGGTGACAGGCTATATCTATAGTGAAAAACATCAACGCTTTGGAAAAGCACAATTTCCTCAGCCTGATCTTATTTATAATAAGCTGTCTACTAGAAAGGAAGAGACTCTCCCCTCCTTTCATCACATAAAAAAAGTATTTCAACAGCAAAAAAAGCCCTTTTTTAATAGACAGTTCTTTAACAAATGGCAATGCTATAGAGCGCTATCTAAACTAAAAAATCTAGAACCATATTTACCAAAAACCTGGTTATTTAAAGATTCTACCGAAACACTCACTCTTCTGAATGATCGACCATTATTCGCAAAGCCTGTTCAAGGAAAAAAAGGGAGCGGCATTTTCCGTCTTGAAAGAAACAAAGAAAACTTTCTAGTTCAAGAAAAGGTAAAGAAGAAAAGTTTAACAGAGTCACAATTTATAAAATGGATCTCGGATCATTTGTCCGATCGCTATATTCTCCAGGAAGAAATGACGACTCTTTTCATTGATGACTGTAAAATAGATATAAGAGTTCATTGTTCTTATTATCAAGGAAGCTATCGTCTAACAGGCATTGGCGTTAGAAAAGGAAAAAAGCATTCTATTCTTACCCATATCCCAAACGGTGGCCAAATGATTTCTTACTCTTCAATTGAAGAAAAATGCTCGACTACTGAGATCATCAAAATGGCGGATTTAGTTGGAAAAGGATTATCAAGTCAGTTCGGCTTTGTAGGAGAGTTTTCAATGGACCTTGGAATTACTAAGGAAGGTATACCATCCATTTATGAAGTAAACTCCAAACCCATGGTATTTGATGAGGAGGACATTCAAACCAAAAGAATTGAGCATCTCGTTCAATTATTTGTAGAATTATAG
- a CDS encoding YheE family protein, which yields MITHFQYKPLFKQANLPGWRISFYFRGTKYDGIYHKDGQIEWGTILPPKEDVMNLHSQIHELMLFHVYE from the coding sequence TTGATTACACATTTTCAATACAAACCATTATTTAAGCAAGCAAATTTACCTGGTTGGCGAATTTCCTTTTATTTTAGAGGAACAAAATACGATGGCATTTATCATAAGGATGGGCAAATTGAGTGGGGGACCATTCTCCCACCAAAAGAAGATGTTATGAATCTTCATTCCCAAATCCATGAACTCATGCTCTTTCATGTTTACGAGTAA
- a CDS encoding class I SAM-dependent methyltransferase, whose protein sequence is MVTEVVRALKARGWMKRNMPFLYTWHAYVGYEMNLYEAFKKPKTVDEVANKYSLEKDLLKRWLDVGLAISYVKEGKKGKYKTARKLMLPSSKKNPRSTGAILKEMMELHIPTLLSYPTIMKTGEKNVFDGDKHGAVVAQTSSMLETLALPKMTSLVKKYDVKEVVDVGCGYGGYVQKLSKAFPNLTFSGLEVNEEVTEEAKKQCSEHDQITIECTDVFEWTPDEKKVDLVLVHNLLHYLSDEERTNLFSHISKWLQKGGVISIITPIQNGKHGKQFSSVFNSFFSAFENLHSLPTKKDIEKVTKAADLKLASYKPIIKEAGWYHLTLEK, encoded by the coding sequence ATGGTCACTGAAGTTGTAAGGGCTCTAAAAGCAAGAGGATGGATGAAGAGAAATATGCCATTTTTATATACGTGGCATGCTTATGTGGGATATGAAATGAATTTATATGAGGCGTTTAAAAAACCGAAAACCGTTGATGAGGTTGCCAATAAATATTCCCTAGAGAAAGATCTTCTGAAAAGGTGGCTAGATGTTGGGTTAGCCATATCGTATGTGAAAGAAGGAAAGAAGGGGAAATATAAAACAGCGCGAAAGCTTATGCTTCCGTCATCTAAGAAAAATCCTCGTTCAACAGGTGCAATCTTAAAGGAAATGATGGAGCTTCATATTCCTACTCTCCTCAGCTATCCTACAATAATGAAAACAGGGGAGAAAAATGTATTTGATGGGGACAAGCATGGAGCTGTTGTTGCTCAAACCTCTTCAATGCTTGAAACACTGGCTTTACCAAAAATGACTTCCTTAGTAAAAAAATATGATGTGAAGGAAGTTGTAGATGTTGGTTGTGGGTACGGAGGATATGTTCAGAAGCTTTCAAAGGCATTCCCTAACCTTACGTTTAGTGGGCTTGAAGTGAATGAAGAGGTGACAGAGGAAGCGAAGAAGCAATGTAGCGAGCATGATCAGATTACAATTGAATGTACAGACGTCTTTGAATGGACACCAGATGAGAAGAAAGTGGATCTTGTTCTTGTACACAACTTATTGCATTATCTTTCAGATGAGGAAAGAACAAACTTATTTTCTCATATAAGTAAGTGGTTACAAAAAGGTGGAGTAATCTCCATCATTACCCCTATTCAAAATGGAAAGCATGGTAAACAATTTTCAAGTGTGTTTAATAGTTTTTTCTCAGCATTTGAAAACTTACATTCGTTACCGACTAAGAAAGATATTGAAAAGGTAACAAAAGCTGCTGATCTAAAGCTTGCATCCTACAAACCAATAATTAAGGAAGCGGGCTGGTATCATCTTACTCTTGAGAAATAA
- a CDS encoding FAD-dependent oxidoreductase encodes MRTEVLIVGGGVGGLTTALKLASCGIDVTVVEQQKGQAHTYKGELLQPKSLQIFDRLQVFSYVKESGHPLKTIKSIEKKKVKGTFETIGISTMNYGVIDSVFNYGLMIPHERLKEILLEKAMTYPTFHYYQPARFVEFSDDTTGVVKHDGETIFIHAKYIVGAEGRKSLVRKAMNLDIEEKRYDHHFLTVTFPRPTSMIEGEMIATPTTFLGLFPLPHDEVRSVYLIPSGEYKAIKEEGIESFYKRYIELCPALKGYVTQIPSWRNIQLMIPVQFHASEYSKDNKVIIGDAAHSVHPMAGEGMNLAIQDADALGDLICWMEETGETSLTNLKWLEKVRKPKVQHLLDTSHLAALAYSMPFRKFPRIRNRSFQQMEKDQKLHYKQMLNLSGLGLWKESLLDRFIQLGLFPARTSEKSDVFYRKHMFTTKVDYPWRNEGGEVHGH; translated from the coding sequence ATGAGAACAGAGGTGTTAATTGTTGGTGGAGGAGTTGGTGGTTTAACAACTGCTTTAAAATTAGCGAGCTGTGGAATTGATGTCACAGTAGTAGAACAGCAGAAGGGACAAGCACACACATATAAAGGAGAATTATTGCAGCCGAAAAGCTTGCAAATCTTTGATAGACTTCAAGTTTTTTCTTATGTGAAGGAAAGTGGCCATCCTCTGAAAACGATTAAATCGATCGAGAAGAAAAAGGTTAAGGGTACTTTTGAGACGATTGGGATATCCACTATGAACTATGGTGTGATTGACAGTGTGTTTAACTATGGACTAATGATTCCACATGAACGACTTAAAGAGATTTTGTTGGAAAAGGCGATGACCTACCCTACCTTTCATTATTATCAGCCCGCTCGTTTTGTTGAATTTAGTGACGATACGACAGGAGTGGTGAAGCACGATGGAGAAACGATATTCATTCACGCCAAATATATAGTAGGAGCTGAAGGGAGAAAGTCGCTTGTACGTAAAGCCATGAATCTGGATATCGAGGAAAAACGATATGACCATCATTTCTTGACTGTTACGTTTCCTAGACCTACATCCATGATAGAAGGGGAAATGATTGCTACCCCCACTACATTTCTTGGTCTTTTTCCATTACCACATGATGAGGTTCGTTCTGTTTACTTAATTCCTTCAGGAGAGTATAAAGCAATTAAAGAAGAGGGAATCGAATCTTTTTACAAACGATATATTGAACTATGCCCTGCTTTAAAAGGTTATGTTACACAAATTCCCTCGTGGAGAAACATTCAATTAATGATTCCCGTTCAATTTCATGCTAGTGAATACAGTAAGGATAACAAAGTGATTATAGGCGATGCAGCCCACAGTGTTCATCCAATGGCTGGAGAAGGAATGAATTTGGCCATTCAAGATGCAGATGCATTGGGAGATTTAATCTGTTGGATGGAAGAAACAGGTGAAACCTCTTTGACGAACCTAAAGTGGTTAGAAAAAGTGAGGAAGCCTAAGGTCCAACATTTATTAGACACCAGTCATCTTGCTGCGCTTGCATACTCAATGCCATTTCGGAAATTTCCGCGGATTCGCAATCGTAGCTTTCAGCAAATGGAAAAGGATCAGAAACTACATTATAAACAAATGTTAAATCTGTCTGGACTAGGATTATGGAAAGAATCCTTATTGGATCGGTTCATCCAATTAGGTCTTTTTCCTGCACGTACGTCAGAAAAAAGTGACGTCTTCTATCGAAAGCATATGTTTACTACAAAGGTTGACTATCCATGGAGAAATGAAGGAGGAGAGGTACATGGTCACTGA
- a CDS encoding PucR family transcriptional regulator, with protein sequence MLEKLRQHFKDAFTTATNVNDSTYEWFQTESGDLFGIQKNRLSSSEKTLLASLFKPIESTQQQALSPSQQKWHDYLFSDDNPSSPLASKEKSLRFYYFYLKEAIEDKQSFDEAVTGIVDSELILWLSSSHGVIVEEKPSATFDDQSLKILIDTLTSDFYVEPSFYIGQLQKNDQQLRLKFSLEQQCFQVFHQSSQREKVSNFYEALPLIILHTQGKVNKQLLSNHLIEALEDKELLHTIEAFLQSNLNASSTAKRLYIHRNSLQYRLEKLLENTGLDIRTFSNAAFINLAITINRHL encoded by the coding sequence ATGCTTGAAAAGTTACGCCAACACTTTAAGGACGCATTTACGACAGCAACTAATGTGAACGATTCCACATATGAATGGTTTCAGACAGAATCTGGAGATCTATTCGGAATACAAAAAAACAGACTTAGTAGTAGTGAAAAAACATTGCTAGCGTCACTCTTTAAACCAATTGAAAGTACACAACAACAAGCTCTATCTCCATCGCAACAAAAATGGCATGATTATTTATTTTCAGATGACAATCCTTCTTCACCACTAGCCAGTAAGGAAAAATCATTGAGGTTTTATTATTTTTATCTTAAAGAAGCAATTGAAGATAAACAAAGCTTTGATGAGGCTGTAACCGGAATTGTAGATTCAGAGCTCATCCTTTGGTTAAGCTCGTCACATGGGGTTATTGTTGAGGAGAAACCGTCTGCTACCTTTGACGATCAGTCTTTGAAAATTTTAATCGACACCCTTACTTCAGACTTTTATGTAGAGCCATCTTTTTACATTGGACAACTTCAAAAAAATGATCAACAGCTGAGACTAAAATTTTCACTAGAACAGCAGTGTTTTCAAGTCTTTCATCAATCTTCACAACGTGAAAAGGTTAGTAACTTTTACGAAGCGCTCCCGCTTATCATTTTACATACACAAGGAAAAGTAAATAAACAGCTTTTATCTAATCATCTTATTGAAGCACTAGAAGATAAAGAGCTATTACATACGATAGAGGCTTTTCTTCAATCAAATTTGAATGCCTCATCAACAGCCAAACGACTGTATATACATCGAAACAGCCTTCAATACCGTTTGGAAAAGCTATTAGAGAATACGGGATTAGATATACGAACCTTCTCAAATGCAGCTTTTATCAATTTAGCCATCACAATCAATAGACATTTGTAA
- a CDS encoding ABC transporter ATP-binding protein produces the protein MAELQLNNIYKIYDNKVTAVEDFNLHIQDKEFIVFVGPSGCGKSTTLRMVAGLEEISKGDFLIDGKRMNDVAPKDRDIAMVFQNYALYPHMNVYDNMAFGLKLRKLPKDEIERRVTEAAKILGLEQYLQRKPKALSGGQRQRVALGRAIVRDAKVFLMDEPLSNLDAKLRVAMRAEITKLHQRLQTTTIYVTHDQTEAMTMATRLVVLKDGIIQQVGSPKEVYDKPENAFVGGFIGSPAMNFFKGTLSDGSFSFGTTSVTVPEGKMKYLREQGYVNKEILLGVRPEEIHDEPVFIEASIGTKITANIEVAELMGAETMLYSEIDGQTFVARVDSRTDVKPGQSLELALDMNKAHFFDVESELRIRPAGEQ, from the coding sequence ATGGCAGAATTACAACTTAACAATATTTATAAAATTTATGATAATAAAGTAACAGCTGTAGAAGATTTTAACCTTCATATTCAAGATAAAGAATTTATCGTATTCGTTGGTCCATCTGGTTGTGGTAAGTCTACTACACTTCGTATGGTTGCTGGTCTTGAAGAAATTTCAAAAGGTGACTTCTTAATCGACGGAAAGCGCATGAACGACGTTGCTCCAAAAGACCGTGATATCGCGATGGTTTTCCAAAACTACGCTCTTTATCCACATATGAACGTTTATGATAATATGGCGTTTGGACTAAAGCTTCGTAAATTACCAAAAGACGAAATCGAGCGTCGTGTAACAGAAGCTGCTAAGATTCTTGGTCTTGAGCAATATTTACAACGTAAACCAAAAGCATTATCAGGGGGTCAGCGTCAGCGTGTTGCATTAGGTCGTGCAATCGTTCGTGATGCTAAAGTATTCTTAATGGATGAGCCTTTATCTAACCTTGATGCTAAGCTTCGTGTAGCAATGCGTGCTGAGATTACAAAATTACACCAACGCTTACAAACAACAACAATTTACGTAACACATGACCAAACAGAAGCAATGACAATGGCAACACGTCTAGTTGTTCTTAAAGACGGTATCATTCAGCAGGTTGGTTCTCCAAAAGAAGTATATGACAAGCCTGAGAATGCATTCGTAGGTGGATTCATTGGATCACCAGCAATGAACTTCTTCAAAGGAACGTTATCTGATGGTTCATTCTCATTCGGTACAACTTCTGTTACTGTTCCAGAAGGCAAAATGAAATATCTTCGTGAACAAGGCTATGTAAACAAAGAAATTCTTCTTGGAGTACGTCCTGAAGAAATCCATGATGAGCCAGTATTCATTGAGGCTTCTATTGGAACTAAAATCACTGCAAATATTGAAGTGGCTGAGCTTATGGGTGCAGAAACAATGCTTTACTCTGAAATTGACGGTCAAACATTTGTAGCACGTGTTGATTCACGTACAGACGTAAAACCAGGTCAATCTTTAGAATTAGCTCTTGATATGAACAAAGCTCACTTCTTCGATGTTGAATCTGAGTTAAGAATCCGTCCTGCTGGCGAGCAATAA